In Candidatus Melainabacteria bacterium, the genomic stretch TCATTTACTTCAGAGAGTGAAAATATAAAAGAAGAAGATTATAAATCCAATCAAATAATAATTTGTAAAGGTGGTACTACAAATGGTTTTATAATGAGCTCTTCAAATATAGTAATTCTTACTGACGAGGAAATATTTGGTACAAAACGTAAACCAAATTTTTTAAAGAAACAAACAAAATTAGATAAACATGAATACTTTACTAACATAGAAGACTTAAAAGTAAATGATTATGTTGTTCATATAAAGCATGGGATTGGAAAATATCGTGGTCTTGTAAAAATGACAGTAGATGATATTTCCCGTGAATACCTAATGATTGAATATGCTAGTGATGGAAAGCTTTATATACCAGCACATCAAGTAAATTTACTTTATAGATATCGTGGTTCAGCCGATGTAATTCCAAAGCTTTCAAAACTTGGCGGAGCTGAATGGGAGCTAACAAAAAAAAGAGTTAAGAAAGCAGTTAAAAGAATTGCAGAAGACCTGTTAAATCTTTATACAGCTAGATCAAAATTAGAAGGCTTTTCATTTAATCAAGATTCACATTGGCAAATTGAAATGGAAGAAGCATTTCCATATACTGAAACTCCAGATCAATGGAAAGCTATATGTGAAGTAAAAACAGATATGGAGTCAACAAAACCAATGGACAGGCTTATTTGTGGAGATGTTGGTTACGGGAAAACTGAAGTAGCACTTAGAGCAATTTTTAAAGCAATTTTATCCGGAAAGCAAGCAGCAGTACTAGTACCAACTACAATATTAGCTCAGCAACATTTTAATACTATTTTTGAAAGGCTTGCACCTTATACAGTTAGAATTGGTATTCTTAGCAGATTTATAAGTCAAAGAGAACAAAAAGACACAATAGCAAAATTAGCTCTTGGTGAAATTGACTTAGTAATTGGAACACACAGGCTATTACAAAAAGATGTAGTGTTTAAAGATCTTGGCTTGGTTGTAATTGATGAAGAACAAAGATTTGGGGTTATTCATAAGGAAAAATTAAAACAATTAAGAGTAACAGTAGATGTAGTTACTTTAAGTGCTACTCCTATTCCACGTACATTAAATATGGCATTATCTGGTGCTAAAGACATGTCTTTAATTAATACCCCACCATTAAATCGTTTACCAATAAAAACTTTTGTAGGAGAGTTTAAACCTACAATAATAAAAACCTCAATTCTTCATGAATTAGAAAGAGGAGGGCAAGTTTACTTTGTTCACAATAAAATAGAAACAATTTACAAAACAGCAGCTTTTATAAAAGAACTTACACCAGAAGCAAATATTGCTATTGCACATGGACAAATGCAAGAAAAAGAATTAGAAAAAGTAATGTTAGATTTCTGGGCTAAAAAATATAATGTACTTGTTTGTACTACAATTATTGAATCTGGTTTAGATATTCCAAATGTAAACACTATAATCATTGATAATGCTGATCAAATGGGACTTGCACAGCTTTATCAATTAAGGGGAAGGGTTGGCAGAGCAGAAATCCAGGCATTTGCATACTGTCTTTATCTACAAAATAAAATTTTATCCGAGGTTGCAAAAAACAGATTGCAAGCAATTAAAGAATTTTCTAATCTTGGATCAGGTTACCAGATTGCACTTCGTGATATGGAAATTAGAGGCGTAGGAAATATTTTAGGACAAGAACAGCATGGACACATGATTTCAGTTGGTTTTGATTTATATTGTAAGCTTTTAAATGAAGCAGTTGATAAATTAAGAGGACTTGAGGTAGAAGACATTGAATTAGAAACCGTTGTAGACTTAAACATCAGTGCCTTTATACCAAATACTTATATTGAAGATGAAGGACAAAAAGTAATTGAATATAAAAGATTAGCAAATGTTAGAACAAACAAAGAACTTGAATATTTAAGTGCTGAATGGAAAGATCGTTTTGGTAATTTTCCAAAAGAAGCTGAAAACCTTATAAAAATTGTAGAGCTTAGAATTCTTGCCAGCCAAGTCGGAATAAAAACCATAAAATCAGAATCAGGTTTATCACCAACAATTAAAATTGACATAAACTTTAGACTACAAAATTGGTTAAGCATCCAGTCCTTACTTCCAAAAGATATAACCGACAGAACTATTTTTAAATCAAATGCTAGGGAAGGAAGTCATACATCATACTTACTTTTTAAAACATTAGGATTAATCGCTGAAAGACAGTTAGAGCTTTTATTTGAACTTTTAGGTCGTTTAAGATCACTTCAGATAAACAAAAAAATTGCATAAAAAAGTCAAATCACCCAAGAAAAAAGCTCAAATTTAAATTACAATAATATTCATAGCAAATGAAGAAATACCTTTATAAAATAATAATCTCTTTTCTTTTTTTATTTCTAATTATCAATCCTTCTTTTTCTCAAATACAAGACAATGAAATAATTGCAAATGTAAATGGTGAAAATATTTACTTAAATACATTTAATAGATTATTTAATGCCAGGCAAAAGAAATTACCTATTGAAAAAAATCAAGAAAATGCTGTAAAAGAAAAAATATTAAATCAAATAATTGAAGATACCTTAATTCTTCAGGAAGCAAAAGCAAGAAACTTAGAAGCAAATGAAGAAGAAATAAATAAAAGATTTAATTTAACCACCGAAAAACAAGGTGGAGAAGAAGCATTTAAAAAATTCCTTGCTGAAAATAATGCAACTATTGAAGATGCTAAAGATGAAATTAAAAAACAAATTTTATATGACCAAATAAAAGAAGATATTATAAAAGGAGCTGGCAATTTAAGCACATTTATAAATAATAAAAAACAAGTGGCAAGT encodes the following:
- a CDS encoding SurA N-terminal domain-containing protein; this encodes MKKYLYKIIISFLFLFLIINPSFSQIQDNEIIANVNGENIYLNTFNRLFNARQKKLPIEKNQENAVKEKILNQIIEDTLILQEAKARNLEANEEEINKRFNLTTEKQGGEEAFKKFLAENNATIEDAKDEIKKQILYDQIKEDIIKGAGNLSTFINNKKQVASIVIYKDKVFPQELTSETNITIRASEYPAITKEKVESQVKEIKKLEEQTKEAITIDELTTEIKEFRKKIEERND
- the mfd gene encoding transcription-repair coupling factor; its protein translation is MIINYLINEFLKSSALSTHLSNLTDSAKGFFLTSLITSLNKPILYLANDPGSAINLYYEIKNLTTENICYFCSQEVSAYDQISSDVDVISHQAKTLISLTPGHKKCLIISSLKCLSEKIWNKEDFTKYSFKITKSSSINSQELSEKLVLIGYKKTPLVTNRGEFSTRGNIFDIYPIIGEPSRIELFGDEIESIKTYLISTQRSIEDINEIIINPRYYIANLNTNELANKIKDLIKGSKEFPSEEIEQIRINSYCESVEYYSQLINQRDSSLFDYLPKETLVIVDDWNSNITLLENWHKRNLEIKNELENNKKIIPLPHLLIHDEKFVIKSLQNFTTSYIERFETFDIKTNQLINLAFYPSDKFQNQIDKFAAKVKEWISLNNKVVIFSDQVQRIKGILREWDLPSFTSESENIKEEDYKSNQIIICKGGTTNGFIMSSSNIVILTDEEIFGTKRKPNFLKKQTKLDKHEYFTNIEDLKVNDYVVHIKHGIGKYRGLVKMTVDDISREYLMIEYASDGKLYIPAHQVNLLYRYRGSADVIPKLSKLGGAEWELTKKRVKKAVKRIAEDLLNLYTARSKLEGFSFNQDSHWQIEMEEAFPYTETPDQWKAICEVKTDMESTKPMDRLICGDVGYGKTEVALRAIFKAILSGKQAAVLVPTTILAQQHFNTIFERLAPYTVRIGILSRFISQREQKDTIAKLALGEIDLVIGTHRLLQKDVVFKDLGLVVIDEEQRFGVIHKEKLKQLRVTVDVVTLSATPIPRTLNMALSGAKDMSLINTPPLNRLPIKTFVGEFKPTIIKTSILHELERGGQVYFVHNKIETIYKTAAFIKELTPEANIAIAHGQMQEKELEKVMLDFWAKKYNVLVCTTIIESGLDIPNVNTIIIDNADQMGLAQLYQLRGRVGRAEIQAFAYCLYLQNKILSEVAKNRLQAIKEFSNLGSGYQIALRDMEIRGVGNILGQEQHGHMISVGFDLYCKLLNEAVDKLRGLEVEDIELETVVDLNISAFIPNTYIEDEGQKVIEYKRLANVRTNKELEYLSAEWKDRFGNFPKEAENLIKIVELRILASQVGIKTIKSESGLSPTIKIDINFRLQNWLSIQSLLPKDITDRTIFKSNAREGSHTSYLLFKTLGLIAERQLELLFELLGRLRSLQINKKIA